One part of the Rhodococcus oxybenzonivorans genome encodes these proteins:
- a CDS encoding multicopper oxidase family protein has translation MDGRIPRRSFVRGLALTAGLGAVGVGSASAFPFGIDPLRPFVFRSPPLEPFRDPLPLLPTLGGTSVEVHASSTMHTFHSDLPASPALAYGGVDYLGPTIEARVGERTSLVYRNDIVSNPLAADVDTRLHGVTEADRTDVATALHLHGGSNPPEFDGHPEHTLRRGQGLVYEFPNQQDACTLWYHDHAMGVTRLNIFAGLAGLYLLRDEFDTGTAGNPLGLPAGEFEVPLILQDKNFTEDGRQSVRSNPLNPQGSWEAATPGDTGVVNGKVWPEMAVARGLYRLRMVNAASFSMWNLFFDNRMRFWVIGAEGGLFDAPVPVDHVRLGPGERADLLVDFGALAPGATVELRNDEAIPDQVAQRGVLPMPRFCRFRVGAAAGYTGPVPQTLRGGRRQPPLLAPVAQPQVVRNVSVLQVGQGLGQPSPLMSLNNLRYTTDDIEMPRQGTVEQWNIVNATPEPHPIHLHLVRFRVLGRQAVDTAALMSASPLPAVGTRWTPSPDPFTRGPVLSPQPWESGFKDTVIADANSVTRVVVRFPTAEELGFDPDATFGMSAHATDHSGGHTGQAPQPLRGYVWHCHMLDHEDHDMMLKYRLAP, from the coding sequence ATGGATGGACGGATTCCGCGCAGGTCGTTCGTTCGTGGTCTGGCACTGACGGCCGGGCTGGGCGCGGTAGGGGTCGGCTCAGCGAGTGCGTTCCCCTTCGGCATCGACCCCCTGCGGCCCTTCGTTTTCCGGTCACCGCCACTCGAACCGTTTCGGGACCCACTTCCCCTGCTGCCGACACTCGGTGGCACTTCCGTCGAGGTACACGCGAGCAGCACGATGCACACGTTCCACTCCGACCTTCCCGCCTCCCCGGCGCTCGCGTACGGCGGTGTCGACTACCTGGGACCGACGATCGAGGCTCGGGTCGGCGAACGGACATCGCTCGTCTACCGCAACGACATCGTGAGTAATCCCCTCGCCGCCGATGTGGACACGAGGTTGCACGGCGTGACCGAAGCGGACCGCACCGACGTGGCGACCGCGCTGCACCTGCACGGGGGGTCCAATCCGCCCGAGTTCGACGGGCACCCCGAGCACACGCTGCGGCGCGGGCAAGGGCTGGTGTACGAGTTTCCGAATCAGCAGGACGCGTGCACACTCTGGTATCACGACCACGCGATGGGGGTCACCCGGCTCAACATCTTCGCTGGACTGGCCGGTCTGTACCTGCTCCGCGACGAGTTCGACACCGGTACCGCGGGCAATCCGCTCGGGCTGCCCGCCGGCGAGTTCGAGGTTCCGCTGATTCTGCAGGACAAGAATTTCACGGAGGACGGCAGGCAGAGCGTCCGCTCCAACCCGCTGAACCCGCAGGGCAGCTGGGAAGCGGCGACCCCCGGCGACACCGGCGTGGTGAACGGCAAGGTGTGGCCGGAGATGGCCGTTGCGCGCGGGCTGTACCGCCTGCGCATGGTGAACGCCGCCTCGTTCAGCATGTGGAACCTCTTCTTCGACAATCGAATGCGGTTCTGGGTCATCGGCGCCGAAGGCGGATTGTTCGACGCCCCGGTCCCCGTCGACCATGTTCGCCTCGGACCGGGTGAGCGCGCCGACCTGCTCGTCGACTTCGGCGCTCTGGCGCCCGGCGCGACCGTCGAGCTGCGCAACGACGAAGCGATCCCCGACCAGGTGGCGCAGCGCGGGGTCCTGCCCATGCCGCGTTTCTGCCGTTTCCGTGTGGGAGCTGCGGCGGGGTACACCGGCCCGGTGCCGCAGACCCTGCGCGGCGGCCGCCGGCAGCCGCCTCTGCTGGCGCCGGTCGCGCAACCTCAGGTGGTGCGCAACGTCTCGGTACTGCAGGTCGGACAGGGCCTCGGGCAACCGTCACCGCTGATGTCCCTCAACAACCTGCGCTACACCACCGACGACATCGAAATGCCGCGCCAGGGCACGGTCGAACAGTGGAACATCGTCAACGCCACCCCGGAGCCGCACCCGATTCATCTGCATCTCGTGAGGTTCCGCGTACTCGGGCGGCAGGCGGTCGATACGGCCGCACTGATGTCGGCGTCGCCGCTCCCCGCGGTCGGGACACGGTGGACGCCGTCTCCGGATCCGTTCACCCGGGGACCGGTGCTGTCGCCGCAGCCGTGGGAGTCCGGTTTCAAGGACACCGTGATCGCCGATGCCAATTCCGTCACCCGGGTGGTCGTGCGGTTTCCGACAGCCGAGGAACTGGGCTTCGATCCCGATGCGACCTTCGGCATGTCGGCCCATGCGACGGACCACTCGGGTGGACACACCGGGCAGGCACCCCAACCTCTGCGGGGCTACGTCTGGCACTGCCACATGCTCGATCACGAGGACCACGACATGATGCTGAAGTACCGCCTCGCCCCGTGA
- a CDS encoding flavin-containing monooxygenase, with the protein MSLPQHVHTLVVGAGFAGMGLAARILRSGPEADVLIIERGHDVGGTWRDNTYPGCACDVPTSLYSFSFAPSADWSHTFARQPEIYRYLKKVAADTGILSRVVTDCALEQADWDDAKAVWHVRTSRGSLTADVVVAATGALSTPSIPDMPGLDTFGGTTFHSATWNHDHDLTGERVAVIGTGASAVQFVPEIAPRAKHVTVFQRTPAWVIPRLDRVLSDPEKRLYRRMPLVQKAVRGSVYSFREALGGVLAHATGLLPLFEMVAKAHLRRQVRDPELRRKLTPDFTIGCKRMLLSNDWLRTLDRPDVTLVDAGLAGITEDGVVDAVGNEHKVDTIIFATGFTPTEPPVAHALRGTDGHTLAEHWKGSPHAYKGTTVTGFPNLFLMYGPNTNLGHSSIVYMLESQSAYITDALDAMRDNDIAAFEVTEEAQRRYNARIQSGLQSTVWNKGGCSSWYYDAEGRNSVQWPTFTFRFRSQLQRFDRENYVARRKSEQEAVA; encoded by the coding sequence GTGAGTCTTCCGCAACATGTACACACGCTGGTCGTGGGAGCCGGTTTCGCAGGAATGGGTCTCGCGGCGCGGATCCTGCGGTCCGGTCCGGAGGCCGACGTCCTGATCATCGAGCGCGGCCACGATGTCGGCGGAACGTGGCGCGACAACACCTACCCGGGGTGTGCGTGCGATGTCCCGACGTCGCTGTACTCGTTCTCCTTTGCGCCCAGCGCCGACTGGAGTCACACCTTCGCCCGGCAACCGGAGATCTACCGGTACCTGAAGAAGGTCGCTGCCGACACCGGCATCCTGTCGCGGGTCGTGACCGACTGCGCCCTGGAGCAGGCGGACTGGGACGACGCCAAGGCGGTGTGGCATGTGCGCACGAGCCGTGGCTCGTTGACCGCCGATGTGGTGGTGGCGGCCACCGGCGCCCTGTCGACCCCGAGTATCCCGGATATGCCGGGACTCGACACGTTCGGCGGCACCACGTTTCACTCCGCGACATGGAATCACGATCACGACCTCACCGGTGAACGGGTGGCCGTCATCGGCACGGGGGCCTCGGCGGTACAGTTCGTTCCGGAAATCGCGCCCCGCGCGAAGCATGTGACGGTCTTTCAGCGCACGCCGGCGTGGGTCATCCCGCGGCTCGACCGAGTGCTCTCCGATCCCGAAAAGCGTCTGTATCGACGGATGCCGTTGGTGCAGAAAGCTGTCCGTGGTTCTGTCTACAGTTTCCGGGAAGCGCTCGGCGGAGTTCTGGCCCATGCCACCGGACTGCTGCCGTTGTTCGAAATGGTGGCCAAGGCGCATCTGCGTCGGCAGGTGCGCGACCCGGAACTGCGACGGAAGCTCACCCCCGATTTCACGATCGGCTGCAAGCGGATGTTGTTGTCGAACGACTGGTTGCGGACGCTCGACCGGCCGGACGTCACGCTCGTCGACGCAGGCCTGGCGGGTATCACCGAGGATGGTGTGGTCGACGCGGTCGGCAACGAACACAAGGTCGACACCATCATCTTCGCCACCGGTTTCACTCCTACGGAACCGCCTGTCGCGCACGCGCTCCGGGGCACCGACGGGCACACGCTGGCCGAGCACTGGAAGGGCAGTCCGCACGCCTACAAGGGGACCACGGTCACCGGATTCCCCAACCTCTTCCTGATGTACGGACCCAACACCAACCTCGGGCACAGCTCCATCGTGTACATGCTCGAATCGCAGTCTGCGTACATCACCGACGCGCTCGATGCCATGCGCGACAACGACATCGCGGCGTTCGAGGTCACCGAGGAGGCGCAGCGACGGTACAATGCGCGGATTCAATCCGGCTTGCAGAGCACCGTCTGGAACAAGGGTGGTTGTTCGAGCTGGTATTACGATGCGGAGGGCCGTAACTCGGTGCAGTGGCCGACGTTCACCTTCAGATTCCGCTCGCAACTGCAGCGCTTCGACCGGGAGAATTACGTGGCGCGTCGGAAGTCGGAGCAGGAGGCCGTCGCGTGA
- a CDS encoding formylglycine-generating enzyme family protein, with protein sequence MTRAVPKNMAWIPGGTFWMGSEDFYPEERPVHQVTVDGFWMDSHPVTVAEFRRFVKDTGHVTTAEVAPDPAQYPDADPSLLVPGSLVFTPTPGPVPLDDYTRWWSFTPGADWRHPEGPGSNVGGRERHPVTHVSWFDARAYAEWAGKDLPTEAEWEFAARGGLDRQPFVWGDEHEPGGRPGGNVWQGRFPWENLLADGFARTSPVGHFRPNGYELSDMAGNVWEWTTDHFTADHSASGKNVAPTSSCCIPTNPRVDTAHAENPGEPYARRVIKGGSHLCAPNYCLRYRPSARQGDTEETSTCHIGFRCVVRE encoded by the coding sequence ATGACTCGAGCGGTACCGAAGAACATGGCATGGATCCCGGGTGGCACGTTCTGGATGGGGTCGGAGGACTTCTATCCCGAGGAGCGCCCGGTCCACCAGGTGACGGTCGACGGGTTCTGGATGGACTCGCACCCGGTAACCGTCGCCGAGTTCCGGCGGTTCGTGAAAGACACCGGTCACGTCACCACCGCCGAGGTCGCCCCCGACCCCGCGCAGTACCCGGACGCGGACCCGTCGTTGCTGGTCCCCGGCTCGCTCGTGTTCACCCCGACACCGGGACCGGTGCCGCTCGACGACTACACCCGCTGGTGGTCGTTCACGCCGGGAGCGGACTGGCGTCATCCGGAGGGTCCGGGCAGCAACGTCGGCGGACGTGAACGCCATCCCGTCACCCATGTGTCGTGGTTCGATGCCCGCGCGTACGCGGAGTGGGCAGGCAAAGATCTGCCGACGGAAGCGGAGTGGGAATTCGCGGCGCGAGGCGGACTGGACCGGCAACCGTTCGTGTGGGGTGACGAGCACGAGCCGGGTGGCAGGCCCGGCGGAAATGTCTGGCAGGGCCGGTTCCCCTGGGAGAACCTGCTCGCGGACGGCTTCGCTCGCACGTCGCCGGTGGGTCACTTCCGGCCCAACGGATACGAACTCAGCGACATGGCCGGCAACGTGTGGGAGTGGACCACCGACCACTTCACAGCTGATCATTCCGCGAGCGGGAAAAATGTCGCGCCGACCAGTTCCTGCTGCATTCCGACCAACCCGCGCGTCGACACCGCGCACGCCGAGAACCCCGGCGAACCCTATGCGCGGCGAGTGATCAAGGGTGGTTCACACCTCTGCGCACCGAATTACTGCCTCCGATACCGGCCGTCGGCTCGGCAAGGCGACACCGAGGAGACGTCGACCTGCCACATCGGTTTCCGATGCGTCGTCCGCGAGTGA
- a CDS encoding metal-dependent hydrolase — MVMGPTHAMSGAAVGLATADLLPLEWGGPTSTAETFTFAAVCAGAALLPDLDTSQSTVSRSFGPVSSIAAKGVDAVSLGFYTVTKGKRDGKRRGGHRTLTHTALFAAGLGAGVSALVVQFGKPAIIATLFLCLGLALRGLAGEFAKEKGWLAVSAVAAVLSALTWQSYPTEAGSTGLGVAVALGCATHCLGDAITKEGVPFLAPFLPLGRERWWEFRLPSFLSIRAGGPFEKLVLGPALTIAVGLMMIWAVDGAPEAIYDAFMPVTQ, encoded by the coding sequence ATGGTGATGGGTCCCACCCACGCAATGTCCGGTGCTGCCGTCGGTTTGGCGACGGCAGATCTGCTCCCGCTGGAATGGGGTGGGCCTACCTCGACGGCCGAGACGTTCACCTTCGCGGCCGTATGCGCAGGCGCGGCGTTGCTACCCGACCTCGACACCAGCCAGTCGACCGTTTCGCGGTCCTTCGGCCCCGTGAGCAGCATCGCTGCCAAGGGAGTCGACGCGGTGTCGCTCGGCTTCTACACGGTGACCAAGGGCAAACGAGACGGTAAGCGCCGCGGCGGGCACCGCACGCTCACGCACACAGCGTTGTTTGCCGCCGGGCTCGGAGCAGGCGTGTCGGCGCTCGTAGTGCAGTTCGGCAAGCCGGCCATCATCGCCACGCTGTTTCTCTGCCTGGGGCTGGCACTCCGCGGCCTCGCCGGTGAGTTCGCCAAAGAGAAAGGCTGGCTGGCCGTTTCGGCCGTGGCCGCGGTGCTGTCGGCGCTCACCTGGCAGTCGTATCCCACCGAGGCCGGTTCCACCGGGCTCGGAGTCGCGGTGGCGCTCGGCTGCGCCACCCACTGCCTCGGCGATGCCATCACCAAGGAAGGCGTGCCCTTCCTCGCCCCGTTCCTGCCGCTGGGCAGAGAGCGGTGGTGGGAGTTCCGGCTGCCGTCCTTCCTCTCCATCCGGGCGGGCGGGCCCTTCGAGAAACTCGTTCTCGGGCCCGCCCTCACCATCGCCGTCGGGCTGATGATGATCTGGGCAGTCGACGGTGCACCGGAGGCGATCTACGACGCGTTCATGCCCGTAACCCAGTAG
- a CDS encoding Dps family protein translates to MSNPITSTLDPAQQKTAGDALQATVVDLIDLTLIAKQAHWNVIGQNFRSVHLALDELVSAARDFTDEAAERATAIGVSPDGRAATVAQDSGAKGIGEGWTKDAEITASIVGNLAALIDRLRERIAATETADPVTQDLLISITARLEQLHWMWQAQGV, encoded by the coding sequence ATGAGTAATCCCATCACCAGCACGTTGGATCCCGCGCAGCAGAAGACTGCCGGCGACGCACTACAGGCCACCGTCGTGGATCTGATCGACCTCACCCTCATCGCCAAACAGGCGCACTGGAATGTGATCGGCCAGAACTTCCGGTCGGTGCATCTCGCGCTCGACGAGCTCGTGAGCGCGGCCCGCGACTTCACCGACGAGGCGGCGGAACGCGCGACCGCGATCGGCGTCAGTCCCGACGGCCGCGCAGCCACGGTCGCACAGGATTCCGGGGCCAAGGGCATCGGCGAAGGGTGGACCAAGGATGCCGAGATCACCGCGTCGATCGTCGGTAACCTCGCCGCCCTGATAGACCGCCTCCGCGAGCGTATCGCGGCCACCGAAACGGCCGACCCGGTGACGCAGGACCTGCTGATCTCCATCACCGCGCGGCTCGAGCAGTTGCATTGGATGTGGCAGGCGCAGGGCGTCTGA
- a CDS encoding catalase, with amino-acid sequence MPETQRATTTNAGIPVVSDNESLTAGPQGPILLHDHYLVEKLAQFNRERVPERVVHAKGGGAFGELVVTHDVSRYTKAKLFQPGAKTESLVRFSTVAGEQGSPDTWRDPRGFAVKFYTEDGNYDLVGNNTPVFFIKDPIKFPDFIHSQKRLPGSGLRDHNMQWDFWTLRPESAHQVTWLMGDRGIPKTWRHMDGFGSHTYQWVNAEGERFWVKYHFKTDQGIEFLTQAEADELAGTSPDHHRADLYDSITRGEFPSWTLKVQVMPVAEAEGYRFNPFDLTKVWSQKDYPLIEVGKWTLNRNPDNFFAQIEQASFEPSNVVPGIGFSPDKMLLGRVFSYADAHRYRIGANYAQLPVNAPKNQVNSYSQDGAMRYATNSPETPVYAPNSYGGPHADASLAGDEGLWAFDGESVRAGYIQHSEDGDFTQAGTLVREVLGDDERERLVNNIVGHALDGVSEPVLLRVFEYWKNVDADLGKRVEIGVREGQNKA; translated from the coding sequence ATGCCTGAAACACAGCGCGCTACCACCACCAACGCCGGAATTCCTGTCGTCAGCGACAACGAATCGCTCACCGCGGGACCGCAGGGCCCCATCCTTCTGCACGACCATTATCTCGTCGAAAAGCTCGCCCAGTTCAACCGCGAGCGTGTCCCGGAGCGGGTGGTCCATGCCAAGGGCGGCGGTGCCTTCGGTGAGCTGGTGGTCACGCACGACGTGAGCCGGTACACGAAGGCGAAGCTCTTCCAGCCGGGAGCGAAGACCGAGTCGCTCGTGCGCTTCTCCACGGTCGCGGGCGAGCAGGGCAGTCCCGACACGTGGCGTGACCCCCGCGGATTCGCGGTGAAGTTCTACACCGAGGACGGCAACTACGACCTCGTCGGCAACAACACGCCGGTCTTCTTCATCAAGGACCCCATCAAGTTCCCCGACTTCATCCACTCGCAGAAGCGTCTGCCGGGTTCCGGCCTGCGCGACCACAACATGCAGTGGGACTTCTGGACCCTGCGACCCGAGTCGGCACACCAGGTCACCTGGCTGATGGGTGATCGCGGAATTCCGAAGACGTGGCGTCACATGGACGGTTTCGGCTCCCACACCTATCAGTGGGTGAACGCCGAGGGTGAGCGGTTCTGGGTGAAGTACCACTTCAAGACCGACCAGGGCATCGAGTTCCTCACCCAGGCGGAGGCCGACGAGCTGGCCGGCACGTCGCCCGACCACCACCGCGCCGACCTGTACGACTCGATCACCCGCGGCGAGTTCCCCAGCTGGACGCTGAAAGTGCAGGTCATGCCGGTCGCCGAGGCGGAGGGGTACCGATTCAACCCGTTCGATCTCACCAAGGTGTGGTCCCAGAAGGACTACCCGCTGATCGAGGTCGGCAAGTGGACCCTGAACCGCAACCCCGACAACTTCTTCGCGCAGATCGAGCAGGCCTCGTTCGAGCCGTCGAATGTGGTTCCGGGAATCGGCTTCTCGCCCGACAAGATGCTGCTCGGGCGTGTCTTCTCCTACGCCGACGCACACAGGTACCGGATCGGCGCGAACTACGCCCAATTGCCGGTCAACGCACCGAAGAACCAGGTCAACTCCTACTCGCAGGACGGGGCGATGCGGTACGCGACCAACTCGCCGGAAACGCCGGTGTACGCGCCCAACTCGTACGGCGGTCCCCACGCGGACGCGTCCCTCGCCGGGGACGAGGGCCTGTGGGCCTTCGACGGAGAGTCGGTGCGCGCCGGCTACATCCAGCACTCCGAGGACGGCGACTTCACCCAGGCCGGCACGCTCGTACGTGAGGTTCTCGGTGACGACGAACGCGAGCGGTTGGTGAACAACATCGTCGGGCACGCGCTCGATGGCGTCAGCGAACCGGTTCTGCTGCGCGTCTTCGAGTACTGGAAGAACGTCGACGCCGACCTCGGCAAGCGCGTGGAAATCGGTGTCCGCGAAGGACAGAACAAAGCCTGA
- a CDS encoding GMC family oxidoreductase gives MTHYDVVVVGSGFGGSVAALRLTEKGYKVGVLEAGRRFADDEMPETSWRLRRYLWAPWMGCYGMQRIHLLPDVLVMAGAGVGGGSLNYANTLYQPPRRFFEDKQWAHITDWQSELAPYYEQAKRMLGVRTNPLFTPADAIMREVAEEMGVGETFTSTPVGVFFGEPGVAVADPYFGGKGPDRAGCTECGGCMTGCRVGAKNTLVKNYLYLAEQAGARIHPLTTVKELRPRQGGGYEVRTRRTNGIRKRESTFTADQVVVAAGTYGTARLLLAMKEAGTLARLSPRLGTVVRTNSEAVLAATAKNRSTDFTRGIAITSSFHPDDHTHIEPVRYGKGSNAIGLLQTVLSDGGGRTPRLLKTVGVALRRPDAFLRSLSVRHWSERTVIALVMQTDDNSLELTKGRGRFGRAVTSRPGPGAPPPEWIPQGHTAIRKVADKIDGDPGGSLGDVVNIPMTAHFLGGCAIGDSPDTGVVDPYLRAYGHDGLHVADGSVVSANLGVNPSLTITAQAERAFALWPNKGELDPRPDPGEPYVRIDPTPPRFPVVPADAPGALRLPLTVTTRKEAVDVERA, from the coding sequence GTGACGCACTACGACGTGGTGGTGGTCGGTTCGGGTTTCGGCGGCAGTGTGGCTGCGCTGCGGCTCACCGAGAAGGGCTACAAGGTCGGAGTGCTGGAGGCGGGACGGCGTTTCGCCGACGACGAGATGCCGGAGACCAGCTGGAGATTGCGACGCTATCTGTGGGCTCCGTGGATGGGTTGCTATGGCATGCAACGTATCCACCTACTTCCCGATGTGCTCGTGATGGCGGGTGCCGGTGTCGGCGGTGGATCGCTCAATTATGCCAATACCCTGTATCAGCCGCCCCGGCGCTTCTTCGAAGACAAGCAGTGGGCGCACATCACCGACTGGCAGTCGGAGTTGGCGCCGTACTACGAGCAGGCCAAGAGGATGCTGGGCGTGCGGACCAACCCACTGTTCACCCCGGCCGACGCGATCATGCGTGAGGTGGCGGAAGAGATGGGGGTCGGTGAGACGTTCACATCCACGCCGGTCGGTGTCTTCTTCGGCGAGCCCGGAGTCGCGGTCGCGGACCCGTACTTCGGGGGCAAGGGGCCTGATCGGGCCGGCTGCACCGAGTGCGGTGGCTGCATGACCGGCTGCCGCGTGGGCGCCAAGAACACACTGGTCAAGAACTACCTGTACCTGGCGGAACAGGCCGGTGCGCGGATCCACCCGCTCACCACGGTGAAGGAACTACGTCCACGTCAGGGCGGCGGATACGAGGTGCGTACTCGTCGAACGAACGGTATCCGTAAGCGGGAGAGCACCTTCACCGCCGACCAGGTGGTCGTGGCTGCCGGCACGTACGGAACCGCCCGGCTGTTACTCGCGATGAAGGAGGCCGGAACCTTGGCGCGGTTGTCGCCGCGGCTCGGAACGGTCGTCCGGACCAATTCGGAGGCCGTACTCGCGGCCACCGCCAAGAACCGGAGCACCGACTTCACGCGCGGCATCGCCATCACGTCCTCATTCCACCCCGACGACCACACTCACATCGAACCTGTCCGATACGGCAAGGGCAGCAATGCGATCGGTCTGCTGCAGACCGTCCTCAGTGATGGCGGCGGCCGGACACCTCGACTGCTGAAGACCGTCGGTGTCGCACTGCGCCGACCCGACGCCTTCCTGCGCAGTCTGTCGGTGCGGCACTGGTCCGAGCGGACGGTCATCGCGCTGGTGATGCAGACCGACGACAATTCGTTGGAACTCACCAAGGGGCGGGGACGCTTCGGGCGTGCGGTCACCAGTCGGCCCGGTCCCGGCGCTCCGCCGCCGGAGTGGATACCTCAGGGGCACACGGCCATCCGCAAGGTCGCCGACAAGATCGACGGTGACCCCGGTGGCTCGCTGGGCGACGTGGTGAACATCCCGATGACCGCCCACTTCCTGGGTGGCTGCGCGATCGGCGACTCGCCCGACACCGGAGTCGTCGACCCGTACCTGCGGGCCTACGGGCACGACGGACTCCACGTGGCGGACGGATCCGTGGTCAGCGCGAACCTGGGCGTCAATCCGTCGCTCACCATCACCGCGCAAGCGGAGCGGGCGTTCGCGTTGTGGCCGAACAAGGGAGAGCTGGACCCCAGACCTGATCCGGGCGAGCCATACGTACGTATCGATCCGACGCCGCCGCGCTTCCCGGTGGTACCGGCCGACGCGCCGGGAGCCCTGCGGCTTCCGCTCACCGTGACGACCCGAAAGGAGGCCGTCGATGTGGAGCGTGCCTGA
- a CDS encoding Fur family transcriptional regulator, with protein MRHDHDPRAQLRDVGLRVTAPRVAVLNAVAAQPHSDVDDIAAVVRDQLGSVSTQAVYDVLKACTAAGLLRRIEPAGSPARFETRTGDNHHHLVCRSCGTVADVDCAVGEAPCLEPSQSHGFQIDEAEVVFWGLCEQCRPGSTAPQS; from the coding sequence ATGCGACACGACCACGATCCCCGAGCGCAATTGCGTGACGTGGGCCTCCGTGTCACTGCACCCCGGGTGGCGGTGTTGAATGCGGTTGCCGCGCAGCCGCATTCCGACGTCGACGACATCGCTGCCGTGGTGCGCGACCAGTTGGGTTCGGTGTCCACGCAAGCCGTGTACGACGTGCTGAAAGCGTGCACGGCCGCCGGTCTCCTTCGCCGTATCGAACCTGCGGGGTCGCCGGCACGGTTCGAGACGCGAACCGGAGACAATCACCACCACCTCGTGTGTCGATCGTGCGGCACCGTTGCAGACGTCGATTGCGCCGTCGGCGAGGCGCCGTGCCTGGAGCCGTCGCAATCGCACGGTTTCCAGATCGACGAGGCCGAAGTCGTCTTCTGGGGGCTGTGCGAACAGTGCCGGCCCGGGTCGACGGCACCCCAGTCCTGA
- a CDS encoding TetR/AcrR family transcriptional regulator — protein MRTRLLEAAVDSLVELGYAGTTTQGIARRAGVSRGAQLHHFPTKESLVVAAVEYLVDKRMAEILAAEVDTDRGIDVLADAFSGPLFYAALELWVAARTDSALFEAMVPLERKVTEALRQGSAEVFGDRYDADTIEIGIELVRGLAVSALFRTPEADRSLRARLLPAWESKVKKS, from the coding sequence ATGCGCACACGATTGCTCGAGGCTGCGGTCGACTCGCTGGTCGAGCTCGGCTACGCGGGCACCACCACCCAGGGCATCGCCCGCCGGGCGGGTGTGTCGCGGGGAGCCCAGCTACACCATTTCCCCACCAAGGAGTCGCTGGTGGTGGCGGCAGTGGAGTACCTCGTCGACAAGCGGATGGCGGAGATTCTCGCCGCCGAGGTGGACACCGACCGCGGCATCGACGTGCTGGCCGACGCCTTCTCCGGCCCGTTGTTCTATGCGGCACTCGAGTTGTGGGTGGCCGCCCGCACCGACTCCGCGTTGTTCGAGGCGATGGTTCCGCTGGAGCGGAAGGTCACCGAGGCCCTGCGGCAGGGGTCGGCGGAGGTGTTCGGCGATCGGTACGACGCCGACACCATCGAGATCGGTATCGAATTGGTTCGCGGTCTCGCGGTGTCGGCATTGTTCCGGACGCCCGAGGCCGATCGCTCACTACGCGCGCGGCTGCTGCCGGCGTGGGAATCGAAGGTGAAGAAGTCGTGA